One part of the Mariniflexile litorale genome encodes these proteins:
- a CDS encoding GNAT family N-acetyltransferase, protein MTFKLSEEVSGFFKILPEDWQEALLPFLETYKKTIKCYVFIDGNQIIAGGLVFSTCPPDMLYAVEEANSWFQKGYLYLGFIYVLEEKRGQNLGSLWLNELKKIHPKQNYWLTIEDLNLDAFYVKNGFQPIKSLYNNGVEEKLYVFEASS, encoded by the coding sequence ATGACTTTCAAACTCAGCGAAGAAGTTTCGGGTTTTTTTAAAATTCTGCCCGAAGATTGGCAAGAAGCTTTGTTGCCTTTTTTGGAAACATATAAAAAAACTATAAAGTGTTATGTGTTTATAGACGGCAACCAAATTATTGCAGGCGGGTTGGTGTTTTCAACATGCCCTCCCGATATGCTATATGCTGTAGAAGAAGCAAACTCATGGTTTCAAAAAGGGTATCTATATTTAGGTTTTATTTATGTTTTAGAAGAAAAAAGAGGTCAGAATTTAGGATCGCTTTGGTTGAATGAATTAAAAAAAATACATCCCAAGCAAAATTATTGGCTAACTATTGAAGATTTAAACTTGGATGCTTTTTATGTGAAAAACGGATTTCAACCTATAAAATCTTTATATAATAATGGGGTAGAAGAAAAGCTGTATGTTTTTGAAGCTTCATCATAA